A portion of the Syntrophaceae bacterium genome contains these proteins:
- a CDS encoding PAAR domain-containing protein, translated as MARPQARLGDISSHGGVIVTGALRTVVNGRPAARLGDLHVCPIPGHGVTPIVTGSLDTATEGLPNARIGDITACGAIIVTGSLNTNDD; from the coding sequence ATGGCTCGACCACAGGCGAGACTCGGCGACATCTCCAGTCACGGCGGCGTAATCGTCACAGGAGCGCTTCGCACCGTTGTCAACGGAAGACCCGCAGCGCGACTGGGCGACTTGCACGTCTGCCCGATACCGGGTCACGGCGTGACGCCCATCGTCACGGGCAGTCTCGACACGGCGACCGAAGGACTGCCAAACGCCCGCATCGGCGACATCACGGCCTGCGGCGCGATCATCGTGACCGGCAGCCTGAACACGAACGACGATTGA
- a CDS encoding baseplate assembly protein V: MIETQDRQHEERYKNRWYGKYRAFLRDNNDPERLGRCRLEIPAVLGTGKENWSDWAWPCFAYGGNEDIGVFLVPEEGASVWAEFEGGNVQYPIWSGVWLARSNPGEQPEESKRLCSDPTCHDCEDKVEHKPDRLDDLEHKKHHGHPPYYCPRRKVLLKTETGHTIVLDDRDEEEFLKVIDRAGQLLHMECRVKRDVQTGNARRRGTKDAEQGDQLDIDSDIKDQKARIEITDLCRQFVRWEAWKDKEKIHIQSCDKSRARWQKILIDTTKGKEKVHIWGLCGTQEILIDSTAGTEMIRLTDKAGQVVVMNAAAGQERIQATDKSGSVILMDAVMGNIVIRSSNKVLINP, translated from the coding sequence GTGATCGAGACACAGGACCGCCAGCACGAGGAACGCTACAAGAACCGTTGGTACGGAAAGTACCGTGCCTTCTTGCGGGACAACAACGATCCGGAGCGGCTCGGCCGCTGCCGACTCGAAATTCCTGCGGTGCTCGGCACCGGCAAGGAGAACTGGTCGGATTGGGCGTGGCCGTGCTTTGCCTACGGCGGCAACGAAGACATCGGGGTGTTTCTCGTCCCCGAGGAGGGCGCCTCCGTCTGGGCCGAGTTCGAGGGCGGCAACGTCCAATACCCGATCTGGTCCGGCGTATGGCTGGCCAGGAGCAACCCCGGCGAGCAACCGGAGGAATCCAAACGCCTATGTTCCGATCCGACCTGCCATGACTGTGAGGACAAGGTCGAGCACAAGCCCGACCGGCTGGACGACCTGGAGCACAAGAAACACCACGGCCACCCGCCGTACTACTGTCCGCGCCGCAAGGTTCTTCTCAAGACCGAGACCGGTCACACCATCGTTCTCGACGACCGGGACGAGGAGGAGTTCCTCAAGGTCATCGACCGGGCCGGGCAACTTCTGCACATGGAATGCCGCGTGAAGCGTGACGTTCAGACCGGCAATGCGCGCCGCCGGGGAACCAAGGACGCCGAGCAGGGCGACCAGCTCGACATCGACTCGGACATCAAGGACCAGAAAGCCCGGATCGAGATCACCGATCTGTGCCGCCAGTTCGTGCGCTGGGAGGCGTGGAAAGACAAGGAGAAAATCCATATCCAATCCTGCGACAAGTCCCGCGCCCGCTGGCAGAAGATTCTCATCGACACCACCAAAGGCAAGGAGAAGGTGCACATCTGGGGGCTCTGCGGTACGCAGGAAATCCTCATCGATTCCACCGCCGGGACCGAGATGATCCGCCTCACGGACAAGGCCGGCCAGGTGGTCGTGATGAACGCGGCCGCCGGTCAGGAACGCATTCAAGCCACTGATAAATCCGGAAGCGTGATCCTCATGGACGCAGTCATGGGGAACATCGTCATCCGATCCTCGAACAAGGTGTTGATCAACCCGTAG
- a CDS encoding baseplate J protein yields the protein MGRASIAYTNKDYDSLRRELLARVPQLTDRWTDFNASDLGVVLLELFCGIGDMLAYYLDAQAAEAFLPTARQRQNVINLCKLISYRLDGPVAATTALRFSLAAPLDADLVIPAGTTCRARLEENDIVFETAEDATIPRSRTSVDTGARQGKRKTETFTADRDTGDPIILAGKEIAHGSIRVWVQDQEWTEVSHFQKSGSDSRHFMAETDALDITRIVFGDGLRGAVPDSGAEIRVQYLETLGAEGNLGPNLVTELLTAIYLDGGLVPLAVTNPVPATGGAARETLEHARKQAPAEVRSLWKAVTKEDYLALAEGFPGVAKAQVLDVNDCKNIRYYQVNLAVAPDGGGPPSMLLKQDLAEYLESRKVITVEINLFDPVYRPVSIDAEVFAYAGEDLDLVRSRVELALADFFAFDRMSFGAPVHFSDLVALLDGVRGVSHVRMYTPTQDVDISAGQIAALGQVNLDVRRAS from the coding sequence ATGGGCAGAGCGAGCATCGCTTACACGAACAAGGATTACGACTCCCTGCGCCGGGAACTGCTGGCGCGGGTGCCGCAACTCACCGACCGCTGGACCGACTTCAACGCGTCCGACCTCGGCGTGGTGTTGCTGGAACTCTTCTGCGGAATCGGCGATATGCTGGCCTACTATCTTGACGCCCAGGCGGCGGAGGCCTTCCTGCCCACCGCTCGTCAGCGGCAGAACGTCATCAACCTCTGCAAACTCATCAGCTACCGGCTCGACGGGCCGGTGGCCGCAACCACCGCTTTGCGATTTTCCCTGGCCGCGCCCCTCGACGCGGATCTCGTGATTCCGGCGGGAACGACGTGCAGGGCCCGTCTGGAAGAAAACGACATCGTGTTCGAGACGGCCGAAGACGCGACGATCCCTCGGAGCCGGACGAGCGTCGATACAGGCGCGCGCCAGGGAAAACGCAAGACCGAGACCTTTACGGCAGACAGGGACACGGGCGATCCGATCATCCTGGCCGGAAAGGAAATCGCTCACGGTTCGATCCGTGTGTGGGTGCAGGACCAGGAATGGACCGAGGTCTCCCACTTCCAAAAAAGCGGCTCCGACTCGCGCCACTTCATGGCCGAGACCGACGCGCTGGACATCACCCGGATCGTCTTCGGAGACGGATTGCGCGGAGCGGTTCCCGACTCCGGCGCGGAAATCCGCGTCCAGTACCTCGAAACCCTCGGGGCCGAAGGCAACCTGGGTCCCAATCTCGTCACCGAGCTTCTCACGGCCATCTACCTCGACGGCGGTCTGGTTCCCCTCGCGGTAACCAACCCAGTCCCCGCGACCGGCGGAGCCGCCCGCGAGACGCTGGAGCACGCCCGAAAACAGGCTCCGGCCGAGGTGCGCTCGCTCTGGAAAGCGGTCACCAAGGAGGATTATCTGGCCTTGGCGGAGGGGTTCCCCGGTGTAGCCAAGGCCCAGGTCCTCGACGTCAACGACTGCAAGAACATCCGCTACTACCAGGTCAACCTGGCCGTGGCCCCGGACGGCGGCGGTCCGCCGTCGATGCTTCTCAAGCAGGACCTCGCCGAATACCTGGAATCGCGCAAAGTCATCACCGTCGAGATCAACCTCTTCGATCCCGTCTACCGGCCGGTCTCGATTGACGCGGAGGTGTTCGCCTATGCCGGCGAGGACCTCGACCTGGTCCGGAGCCGCGTCGAACTGGCATTGGCGGACTTCTTCGCCTTCGACCGCATGAGCTTCGGCGCACCGGTCCATTTCTCGGATCTGGTAGCGCTTCTGGACGGCGTGCGGGGCGTGAGCCATGTGCGCATGTACACGCCGACCCAGGACGTCGACATCAGCGCCGGTCAGATCGCGGCGCTTGGTCAGGTCAACCTCGACGTGCGGAGGGCGTCCTGA
- a CDS encoding DUF882 domain-containing protein — MGDLSRNFSRSEFACRCCGRAEIDPRLVDALQQLRDLADAPVRVTSGYRCPEHNRAVGGAKQSRHLLGHAADIVIKGLSVAGMYELAERVTAFREGGIGVYPERGFIHVDIREGRSRWGHLDGKYVSFEVAMTTNGGDRNAAV; from the coding sequence ATGGGAGATTTGAGCCGGAATTTCTCGAGGAGCGAGTTCGCCTGCCGGTGCTGCGGCAGGGCCGAGATCGATCCACGCCTGGTGGATGCGCTCCAGCAGCTCCGCGATCTTGCGGACGCGCCCGTCCGCGTCACCAGCGGCTACCGCTGCCCCGAGCACAACCGTGCGGTGGGCGGTGCGAAACAGAGTCGACATCTGCTCGGACACGCCGCGGACATCGTGATCAAGGGCTTGTCCGTCGCCGGGATGTACGAACTCGCCGAGCGGGTGACTGCTTTCCGCGAGGGCGGAATCGGCGTCTACCCGGAGCGGGGATTCATTCACGTCGACATACGCGAGGGGCGGTCCCGATGGGGACACCTCGACGGCAAATACGTTTCGTTCGAAGTAGCCATGACAACCAACGGAGGTGACCGCAATGCAGCAGTTTGA
- a CDS encoding phage tail protein, translating to MSSYFEKKLIDLLPALYRERDESGDLDALLKVPAASLDELKAMAERFPEIFDIVRCEERFLPFLGGIVGHRFDPTSDASVQRRLIREAIEIYRRKSTIPAIGRSLVDIGWEGRIEQTFHKALRLNRRSVVGRAKLPGLIYSLGVYRIDSDNLVQGVRDALPFHHPAGTRVFFLQWLYTLLSMESDFEAVIKKVVERVCLGHLHETFVVNHNALNTDFHLTRKNKTWGWWRITDGTTLMQDIERAAVCVSRWHGRSPRFRLNTGNLNAERLPNLWISERRAAFCCEIETKPVVEPGVSFIRLAGQDLNRSRLNRSAQPCRIKFSQKDMLSEAVQDAPDLTGDRRTHRYGKRSRLSHWFRVGHSRLGRDDKVSGAAVGRHLFITAYADAQWSEVSGAWDIVDRWRARRPGFSLNNKALNLAELTDAYVTEARASFEMDVDTGIPRRRRVETLLLNHRRLNHTGLLLSVDRTRPMRLGSMPLNASGFRKSKPCLRWRFRQRDDHAQATAGFEAAANQYTVTQWPAA from the coding sequence ATGTCCTCCTACTTCGAAAAGAAACTCATCGACCTGCTTCCGGCGCTCTACCGCGAACGGGATGAGTCCGGCGATCTGGACGCCCTTCTCAAGGTCCCGGCCGCGAGCCTGGACGAACTCAAAGCAATGGCCGAGCGTTTCCCCGAGATTTTCGACATCGTGCGTTGCGAGGAGAGGTTCCTGCCGTTCCTCGGCGGGATCGTCGGTCACCGCTTCGATCCCACCTCAGACGCGTCGGTCCAGCGGCGTCTCATCCGCGAGGCCATAGAGATTTACCGGCGCAAGAGCACCATTCCCGCCATCGGCCGCTCGCTCGTTGACATCGGGTGGGAAGGGCGCATCGAGCAGACTTTCCACAAGGCGCTGCGTCTGAACCGCCGTTCGGTTGTCGGACGGGCCAAACTGCCGGGGCTGATCTACAGCCTGGGCGTCTACCGCATCGACAGCGACAACCTCGTCCAGGGAGTCCGGGACGCGCTGCCCTTCCATCATCCCGCGGGTACGCGGGTTTTCTTCCTGCAGTGGCTCTACACACTCCTGTCCATGGAGTCGGATTTCGAGGCGGTCATTAAGAAGGTCGTCGAGCGGGTGTGCCTCGGGCATCTGCACGAAACGTTCGTGGTCAACCACAATGCCCTGAACACGGATTTCCATCTCACCCGCAAGAACAAGACCTGGGGTTGGTGGCGGATCACCGACGGCACCACGCTCATGCAGGATATCGAGCGAGCCGCGGTGTGCGTCTCCCGCTGGCATGGTCGCTCGCCCCGGTTCCGCCTGAACACCGGCAACCTCAACGCCGAACGCCTGCCGAACCTGTGGATCAGCGAACGACGTGCGGCGTTCTGCTGCGAGATCGAAACCAAACCCGTAGTGGAACCCGGCGTCTCGTTCATCCGGCTGGCGGGCCAGGACCTGAATCGTTCGCGCCTGAACCGTTCCGCGCAGCCTTGCCGGATCAAATTCAGCCAGAAAGACATGCTCTCGGAAGCCGTCCAGGATGCGCCCGACCTCACGGGAGACCGCCGCACGCACCGGTACGGGAAGCGGTCGCGGCTCTCCCATTGGTTCCGCGTCGGGCATTCGAGGCTCGGAAGGGACGACAAGGTCTCCGGCGCGGCCGTGGGCCGTCACCTTTTCATCACCGCTTACGCCGACGCTCAGTGGTCGGAGGTATCCGGCGCATGGGACATCGTGGACCGCTGGCGCGCCCGCAGGCCCGGCTTTTCCCTGAACAACAAGGCGCTCAACCTCGCCGAACTGACCGACGCCTATGTGACCGAGGCCCGCGCATCCTTCGAGATGGACGTGGACACAGGCATTCCGCGCAGAAGACGCGTGGAGACGCTTCTGCTCAACCACCGCAGACTGAATCACACAGGCTTGCTCCTGTCCGTGGACCGGACCCGGCCGATGCGGCTCGGCTCGATGCCGCTCAACGCCTCGGGCTTCCGCAAGTCGAAGCCTTGCCTTCGCTGGCGTTTCCGCCAGCGGGACGATCACGCTCAGGCGACAGCCGGTTTCGAGGCGGCGGCGAACCAATACACGGTCACCCAATGGCCGGCGGCATAG
- a CDS encoding GPW/gp25 family protein gives MALDFLGRGLKFPFRFQRRSGGAQISSDTSTEHEHIHESIIQILGTRPGERFMRPEFGSRLKDLVFEPNDEVLKGLIRHYVIEAVKRWEKRVVITGVSFDDSPSNKDSNLLPVRIAYRVIQSQVEGNLVYPFYREPRQSAPPRQFRSVAGK, from the coding sequence ATGGCTTTGGATTTCCTCGGACGCGGGTTGAAGTTTCCCTTCCGCTTTCAGCGGCGGTCCGGGGGCGCACAGATCTCTTCGGACACCTCCACCGAACACGAACACATCCACGAGAGCATCATTCAGATTCTCGGCACCCGGCCGGGCGAACGCTTCATGCGCCCGGAATTCGGATCGAGGCTCAAAGACCTGGTGTTCGAACCGAACGACGAGGTGCTGAAGGGCCTGATCCGCCATTACGTGATCGAAGCCGTGAAGCGCTGGGAGAAACGGGTCGTCATCACCGGTGTGTCCTTCGACGATTCCCCCTCCAATAAGGACAGCAACCTTCTCCCGGTCCGCATCGCCTATCGCGTCATCCAAAGCCAGGTGGAAGGCAACCTGGTCTATCCCTTCTACCGCGAACCGCGCCAATCCGCTCCGCCCCGACAGTTCCGCTCCGTCGCCGGTAAGTAA
- a CDS encoding glycosyltransferase, with amino-acid sequence MYPTVSIIIRGYNRERYIGRAIESVLAQTYTDFDLLVWDDGSTDKTAQIVIECAKKDRRIRIAACNHRGAVRSLKAALADTFGPYLCWVDSDDTLAPTALEETVAVLNENPNVGMVYTDYQVIDAADQVKSYGRRCRIPYSKDRLLLDFMTFHFRLIRRSVFEQAGGIDDEFQCAEDYDLCLRLSEITEIRRIQKPLYHYRIHPESVSHEMRLEQVQWSREAISRALERRGLSERFEVDLQIREQFRLKRRNPDG; translated from the coding sequence ATGTATCCAACTGTTTCAATAATCATCAGGGGATATAACCGGGAGCGATATATCGGCCGGGCCATCGAAAGCGTGCTTGCTCAGACTTATACAGACTTCGATCTGCTCGTTTGGGATGACGGCTCGACCGACAAGACCGCCCAAATCGTTATCGAATGCGCCAAGAAAGACAGACGCATCCGTATTGCCGCATGCAACCACCGGGGGGCCGTCAGGTCCCTGAAAGCCGCCCTGGCCGACACCTTCGGGCCATACCTGTGTTGGGTGGACAGCGACGATACGCTCGCTCCCACGGCGTTGGAGGAAACGGTCGCGGTGCTAAATGAAAACCCGAACGTCGGAATGGTCTATACGGACTACCAGGTCATCGATGCCGCCGACCAGGTCAAGAGTTACGGCAGGCGTTGCCGAATTCCATATTCCAAAGATCGACTGCTTCTCGATTTTATGACCTTCCATTTTCGTCTCATTCGGCGTTCGGTGTTCGAGCAGGCCGGCGGCATCGACGACGAGTTTCAATGCGCCGAGGATTATGACCTTTGCCTGCGCCTTTCGGAAATCACCGAGATCCGCCGTATCCAGAAACCTCTTTACCATTACCGCATCCATCCTGAATCCGTTTCCCATGAGATGAGATTGGAACAGGTCCAATGGTCTCGGGAGGCCATTTCAAGAGCCTTGGAACGTCGTGGCCTGTCCGAGCGCTTCGAAGTCGACCTTCAGATTCGCGAGCAGTTCAGATTGAAGAGGAGAAACCCCGATGGATGA
- a CDS encoding phage late control D family protein, which yields MDIDTFKPTFLIQIEGQTLSADITQEITSFVFEDNEEELDVLELAVTDRNLQFVDDPLFQEGNEIVARFGYVGNLSPRKKAVIKDIDYDFPEDGDPTIRIKAYDKGFKLAGKENQKVWQKPAPGILYSEIAEEIAGTNGLTPVVTPTKARHLRVTQSNISDAQFLKELAGKARDKDGDGVTGYVFYIQDDELHFHPRDLDKKPAAILEYFTDRKGVLRSFRPSTQSQGAKGAGVETKAVGVDPRKKEPVEHKANNETTPERTSLGKRTYLVDGNTGEGAFKEQESGQVVPTFDRSEGFHEEPRQEPAQDLSEGKFREAELRQVEADAVTIGIPALRAKQNVEVKGVGRKFSGVYYCHSVRHAFGEGGYHCELKLKKNALGKGAGDKSDEAKGKQNDQEAPPTPKEEPPPMVTIDADSGRRL from the coding sequence ATGGATATCGACACCTTCAAACCGACCTTTCTGATCCAGATCGAGGGGCAGACCCTCTCGGCGGATATCACGCAAGAGATCACCTCCTTCGTCTTCGAGGACAACGAGGAGGAACTCGACGTGTTGGAGCTCGCGGTCACCGACCGGAACCTCCAGTTCGTCGACGATCCTCTGTTCCAGGAAGGCAACGAGATCGTCGCCCGTTTCGGATATGTCGGCAACCTCTCGCCGCGCAAGAAAGCAGTCATCAAGGACATCGACTACGACTTCCCGGAGGACGGCGATCCGACGATCCGCATCAAGGCCTACGACAAAGGTTTCAAGCTGGCCGGGAAGGAGAACCAGAAGGTCTGGCAGAAGCCCGCGCCCGGCATCCTCTATTCCGAGATCGCCGAAGAGATCGCAGGGACCAACGGCCTCACTCCGGTGGTCACGCCCACGAAAGCCCGCCATCTGCGCGTGACCCAGAGCAACATTTCAGACGCCCAGTTCCTCAAGGAGCTGGCCGGAAAGGCGCGCGACAAGGACGGCGACGGCGTCACCGGATACGTCTTCTACATCCAGGACGACGAGCTGCATTTCCATCCCCGCGATCTGGACAAGAAACCCGCCGCGATCCTCGAGTACTTCACCGACCGCAAGGGCGTTCTACGTTCCTTCCGCCCCTCGACGCAATCACAGGGGGCCAAGGGAGCGGGCGTCGAGACCAAAGCCGTGGGCGTGGACCCCCGCAAGAAAGAGCCGGTCGAGCACAAGGCCAACAACGAGACCACCCCGGAGCGGACATCGCTCGGCAAGCGGACCTACCTGGTGGACGGGAACACAGGCGAGGGGGCGTTCAAGGAGCAGGAGTCCGGGCAGGTGGTCCCCACCTTTGACCGTTCCGAGGGCTTCCACGAGGAGCCCCGGCAGGAACCGGCACAGGACCTCTCCGAGGGGAAATTCCGCGAGGCGGAACTCCGCCAGGTGGAAGCTGACGCGGTGACCATCGGCATCCCCGCGCTGCGCGCCAAGCAGAACGTGGAGGTCAAAGGCGTGGGCCGCAAATTCTCGGGCGTCTACTACTGCCATTCGGTCCGCCACGCTTTCGGCGAGGGTGGATACCACTGCGAACTGAAACTCAAGAAAAACGCCCTGGGCAAAGGGGCCGGCGACAAGTCGGACGAGGCCAAGGGCAAGCAGAACGACCAGGAAGCGCCGCCCACGCCGAAGGAAGAGCCGCCGCCGATGGTGACCATCGACGCGGACAGCGGGCGGAGGCTGTAA